Proteins encoded within one genomic window of Neoarius graeffei isolate fNeoGra1 chromosome 18, fNeoGra1.pri, whole genome shotgun sequence:
- the LOC132866045 gene encoding OX-2 membrane glycoprotein-like isoform X1, giving the protein MLAYSVFLSLLTLVCSAGILKRADVNVSLGEDATFSCELPGAVGVKQVIWQQHGDDGILRNMVTFTERSKPQVDDAFVGKVNITVASVHTTTIVIKNVTFEEEACYVCTFSVYPSGTERETACLTVQGLSGITLQLPNKPKEKNTVVSCSATGKPRPVITWRSGEEQLSNDLSESSTVQNEDSTATTTSNLTIPQSQYSGKYVTCVAKSGSIERTKNIILENPIEKEPPVASRYYTVTAVVVCFGVFAASCILILFHRKRRKEKKHLVDVA; this is encoded by the exons ATGCTGGCTTATTCGGTTTTCTTAAGCCTGCTTACTTTGG TTTGCTCAGCGGGGATATTAAAGAGAGCGGATGTAAATGTATCACTCGGAGAGGACGCGACGTTCTCGTGCGAGCTTCCCGGCGCTGTCGGCGTGAAGCAGGTCATATGGCAGCAGCACGGAGACGATGGGATCCTGCGCAATATGGTCACGTTCACCGAGCGCTCTAAACCCCAAGTGGACGATGCGTTCGTGGGCAAAGTGAATATCACCGTGGCGTCAGTCCACACAACGACCATCGTGATAAAGAATGTGACCTTCGAAGAAGAAGCCTGCTATGTCTGCACCTTCAGTGTCTATCCGTCCGGGACAGAAAGGGAGACAGCATGCCTCACTGTGCAAG GTTTATCAGGAATAACATTACAGCTTCCCAATAAACCAAAGGAGAAGAACACTGTTGTCTCTTGCTCAGCCACTGGGAAACCTAGACCTGTGATCACTTGGCGGTCTGGAGAGGAACAACTGAGTAATGACTTATCAGAGTCTTCCACAGTACAGAATGAGGACAGTACAGCCACAACAACAAGTAACCTCACAATTCCACAGTCACAATACAGTGGAAAATATGTGACATGTGTGGCTAAAAGTGGCAGTATAGAGAGGACTAAAAACATCATTTTGGAGAACCCGATTGAAAAAG aGCCTCCTGTGGCATCCAGATATTATACCGTTACTGCTGTTGTCGTGTGCTTTGGTGTTTTCGCTGCCAGTTGTATTCTTATTCTTTTTCACCGGAAGAGAAGAA
- the LOC132866045 gene encoding OX-2 membrane glycoprotein-like isoform X2, with protein MVTFTERSKPQVDDAFVGKVNITVASVHTTTIVIKNVTFEEEACYVCTFSVYPSGTERETACLTVQGLSGITLQLPNKPKEKNTVVSCSATGKPRPVITWRSGEEQLSNDLSESSTVQNEDSTATTTSNLTIPQSQYSGKYVTCVAKSGSIERTKNIILENPIEKEPPVASRYYTVTAVVVCFGVFAASCILILFHRKRRKEKKHLVDVA; from the exons ATGGTCACGTTCACCGAGCGCTCTAAACCCCAAGTGGACGATGCGTTCGTGGGCAAAGTGAATATCACCGTGGCGTCAGTCCACACAACGACCATCGTGATAAAGAATGTGACCTTCGAAGAAGAAGCCTGCTATGTCTGCACCTTCAGTGTCTATCCGTCCGGGACAGAAAGGGAGACAGCATGCCTCACTGTGCAAG GTTTATCAGGAATAACATTACAGCTTCCCAATAAACCAAAGGAGAAGAACACTGTTGTCTCTTGCTCAGCCACTGGGAAACCTAGACCTGTGATCACTTGGCGGTCTGGAGAGGAACAACTGAGTAATGACTTATCAGAGTCTTCCACAGTACAGAATGAGGACAGTACAGCCACAACAACAAGTAACCTCACAATTCCACAGTCACAATACAGTGGAAAATATGTGACATGTGTGGCTAAAAGTGGCAGTATAGAGAGGACTAAAAACATCATTTTGGAGAACCCGATTGAAAAAG aGCCTCCTGTGGCATCCAGATATTATACCGTTACTGCTGTTGTCGTGTGCTTTGGTGTTTTCGCTGCCAGTTGTATTCTTATTCTTTTTCACCGGAAGAGAAGAA